The DNA window TACCGCTCGGCGCAGGTGCGCGACCATCAACAGGACTGGGAGCCACTGTTCAAGTGGCTCAAGAAGGCCTAACCGGAACGTTCCTATGCGCGAATTGATCCTGTTGCGACACGCCCATGCCGAGCCGGCCGATACCGGTCAAGCCGATTTCGATCGCCCGCTGTCCCCGCATGGCATCGCCGAGGCCGAAGCGGCCGGGCGTTGGCTATGCGAGCAGCGTCTGGTGCCCGACCGCGTCCTGTGTTCGCCGGCCAGGCGCGCTCGCGAGACGCTGGAAGCGGTGCTGGAGCTCACCGGCTACATCGAACAACAGCTGGACGAACGCATTTACGAAGCCACTCCGGGCGCCCTGGCCAGCCTCATGGACGAACACCGCGAGGCCGAGCGCCTGCTGCTGGTCGGCCACAACCCGGGCCTGGAGCGGCTGGCGGCATTGATGCACAGTGGCCAGACCGGCGATTACCGCGGCATGCCGACTGCGTCGATCGCATTGCTTGCACTGCCGCTGGACGCGACCATCGAGCCAGGTATCGCCCGCCTGACTGCCTTCTGGTGGCCTTGATCGGTGTCAACGTCGCTGCGCTGGTACGCCTGGCTCGCGCTCTGGGTCGTATTCCCGTGCGTGGCGCAGCAAAAGGTGCACTCCATCGACCCAGTGCAATCGCGCTTCGGGTTCGAGATCAGGACGCGCTTCGGCATGAAGATCGAGGGGTTCTTTCCGCGTTTTCGCGGTGAAGTGTTGGAGTTGCCCGACGGACGCCAGCAGGTGCGCTTCCGCCTGGATGCCACGCAGGTGGAAATCCCCGGCAAGTACCGCTACACGAGTTGGATGCGTGGCGAGGATTTTTTCGACGTTACCCAGTACCCGGTGGTGGAATTCGACTCGCTTCCCTATACCGATGAGGTGGCCAAGCATGGCGGCGACATCACCGGCAACCTGACCATTCGCGGAATCACCCATGTCGAGACCTTGCATGTGGCGCCAGCTGAATGCGCGCGGCCGGGCTATGATTGCGATGTGATCAGCCGAGGTACGGTCCTGCGTGGACGTTACGGAATGAATGCGTGGGAGATGGCCCTGGGCGACAGGGTGACGTTCATTTTGCGCGGGCGACTGCAGGAGGCGCGGCGCCCGTGAGGTTTGTGTTGAGGATTCTTGTGCTGGCAACGCTGTTGCTCGGCACCGGATGCGCCGGCCTATCGCGAATCGAACGCAACCGTGCTGCCGGCGTTGCCGCTGCGGCGCGCAGCACCGCGGTCAACTGCACCCAGGCCAATCGCTGCGCGCAGCCGTCACCATTGCGCGCGCTGGGCGGCGAAGCCATCACCGCCTCCACGCCGGCTGCGCCGCGGCACTACGCCACTATCGTCGACCACGGGGAGGAATCGCTGGTCGCCCGGCTCAATCTGATCCGCAGCGCCACCCGCAGCGTCGATTTGCAGACCTATATATTCGACAAGGACGACAGCGCGCGCATGGTGCTGGACGCGCTGATCGATGCAGCGCAGCGCGGTGTCAAGGTGCGCATCCTGATCGACCAGCTGTCGGCGATCGCCGATCTGCAGATTCTTGGTGCGCTCTCCAGCACCCACGAAAACCTGCAACTGCGTATCTATAACCCCACCTTCGGCAAGGTCAAACTCAATTACTTCGACTACGCCAGCAGCGTGGTGTGCTGTTTCCGTCGTTTCAACCAGCGCATGCACAACAAGCTGCTGGTGGTGGACGACGTGCTCGGCATGGTCGGTGGGCGCAATTACCAAGACGACTATTTCGACTGGGACAGCGAATACAACTTCCGCGACCGCGACGTGATTCTGGCCGGCCCGGAAGTGCGCGCGATGGCGATCAATTTCGACGCGTTCTGGCGCGCCAGGCGCAGCGTACCGGCCGAGCGTCTGAACGATGTGGGGCGTCTGCTGTTGGAGCAGGGAGCACCGAAGATGCCGCCAGCCAACTTTCGCCGGCCCGACCGGGTGGCGCGGGTGGACCGCGAAGCACACGACCCGCAATTCGTGCGCGATGCCTTTGTGACCCCGGCCATGCCGGTGCAAGGCGTGCTGTATGCGGCCGATCTACCGCAAAAACACCGCAAGGAACACGCGGGCAGGGCGGTGTCCACGGCGCCGGAACTGGATAGCCTGATCGCCGGCGCGCAGCAGGAAGTGTTGCTGCAAACGCCCTACCTGGTGTTGTCCGATGAGGCGCAGGCAATCTTCCGCGATCTGCGCCGGCACCCGCAGCCTCCGCGCATCGTGGTGTCGACCAATAGCCTGGCTGCCACCGACAACCCGATCGTGTATGCGCTGTCGTACAAGTTCAAACGCCGCAACATGCGCCAGTTGGGCTTCAACGTGTACGAATTCAAGCCGTTCCCGCTGGATGCCCCGGTGGACTACGCCAGCCTGGTGCCGGATCAGCTCAATCCGGAGCCCGAACCTGCCAGCGACGACAGTCGCGCCAATCGCGTGATCGGCGGCAGCGCGGCCGGCAATGCGATGCGTGGCAGCAGCGGTGGCGGCGATGGCGATGGAATAACCGGTAATGCGATTCGCGGCAGCGGCGCTGGCCGCGCGCCCGGCGGGAGCAAGGTCGATCGACGTGTGCTGCGGACCGAAACGCGGCCCTCGTTCCTGGGCACGCGCGCAGTCAACAAACCGCTGCCGGTGACACGCGCCGGTGCACGTATGGGCTTGCACGCCAAATCGCTGGTGGTGGACCGCCGCATCGGCGTGATCGGTACGCACAACTTCGATCCGCGCAGCGAAAACTACAACACCGAGGCGGCGGTGGTGATCGACGATGCACGCTTTGCGCAGGCGCTGGCCGCCAGCATCGAGCGCGACATCTCCCCGGAAAACGCCTGGACGGTGGCCTCACGCGAAAAATCGCCGGTGCTGAGCGGATTGAACGACGGCGTCGGCAAAGTGTCCGAAGCCTTGCCGGTGCTGGACGTCTGGCCCTGGCGCTACGCCACAAATTACGAGTTCCAGCCCGGCCCCAATTGCCCGTTCCCGCTCAAACGTCAGGACCCGCAATTTCGGCAATGCTACGTGGCGGTAGGCGACTTCCCGGAGGTCAACGTCGGCCCGAAATGGTTGCTGGTAAGGATGCTTACCGCCTTCGGCGCCGGGTTGGTGCCAATTCTTTGATTGAGGTGGTCGTTCGGTAGTTGGAAGGTTGGCCGAGCTGCAAGCGTGGCCTGGTGCACGCAGTGATAGCTGTACTGTCACATCTGCTGTGCAATGACATGCCCCACCAGCACACAGCCCATCAGCACTGGTTGTAGCAGTAAGAGCGGCTAATAAAACGACTGCGCTCACCGCCAGGCGGGTGCGACCGGTGCTCGGAATCGGCATCTACCACGCGTACACTCCGGTTCCTGCGCGCCGTCCGCACCCACCTGACGACTGCTCGCTACGTGTTGTTAGCCCCTCTAAGTCGGATCAACCAAAAGCAGTTAGCAGCAGTTGAACCGGCCCCCCTCGGCCGCAGACGTGCAGACGTTGTCGCGATTCCCAATCCCAATCCCAATCCCAGCCTATGACCTTCCGCGAACCAGTCGATCTAGCAGCCCTCAACGCCTTCAGCCGCGACACCTTGATCGAACATCTGGGGATCGTGTTCACCGAGGCCGGTGACGATTGGCTACGCGCCACCATGCCGGTGGATGCGCGCACCAGACAGCCGTATGGCCTGCTGCACGGCGGTGCCTCGGTAGTGCTGGCCGAAACCCTGGGCAGCAGCGCTGGCAACCTGTGCGTGGATATGACAACCCATATGTGCGTCGGGCTGGAGATCAACGCCAACCATCTGCGCGCCGCCTACCAGGACTTGGTCACCGGCACTGCGCGTGCGGTGCATGTGGGGCGCAGCACGCAGGTGTGGGATATCACCATCGAAAACCCTGCCGGCAAGCGCGTATGCGTCTCGCGGCTGACCCTGGCGGTGGTTCCACGCACCAATGGTTGAGTCCGCTCGGCAACCGTATGCGTGCAACAGCGCCATCCGCTGCCGGCACTGCGCAGCGGCCAAGCTGCTGTCAAAATAGTTGTTGCGCCTCTTTCCCCTGTTTACCGGTCCCGTTCGTCGAATGAGCGAGTCATCCCTTGAAGCTACGCGTGACGCTGGCGGTGCGTGGCGTTGGTTCCGGTACCTGTATCGGGTGCCGTTGCTACTGTTGCACTTAAGTATCTGCTTGCCGATCACCATGCTGTGCGTGGTGGTTCCGGCGCTGGCGCGCATCCGCACCGGGCGCGACGACACCCTGGACGAGTGGATGATTCGCTGGTGGCAGAGCAATCTGATGCGCATCTTCGGGTTTCGTCCGCGTCACTTCGGTACCCCGCTACCGGGCGCGGCCCTGTTCGTGGCCAATCACGTCAGCTGGATCGACATCTCGATGCTGCACAGCCAGCGCGTGATGGGCTTTGTGGCCAAGCGCGAAATCGCCGGCTGGCCGCTGATAGGCTGGCTGGCGGCCAAGGGCCAGACCATCTTCCATCAACGCGGCAATACCGAATCGCTGGGCTGTGTGCTGCAGGAGATGCGCGCGCGGCTGCAAAGCGGCAAGCCGGTGGGCGTGTTTCCCGAAGGGCGTACCCGCGGCGGCACCGAGGTCGGCCCGTTCCATGCGCGCATCTTTCAAGCCGCGGTCGAGTCCGGCGTACCGGTGCAGCCGGTGGCGCTGCGTTACGGCGTGCGTGGCAATGCGCAGGCGGTGGTCGCGTTCGGTGAACGCGAGAGTTTCTTCGCCAATATCGTGCGCGTGCTCGGCGAGCCGTCGCGGCTGGCCGAAGTGCATTTTCTGGAACCGATCCGCCGGTTCGATATCGAAGGACGTCGCCGCCTGGCCGACACTTCGCGTCAACGCATCATCGCTGCGATGGCGTCCTGAGCCGACGATGCAAACGCGTATCGCTGCTGCGGCCAGCACCACCCTCTCTGGGCCGATGAGCGCATGAACGCCTCCGACTACCTGCCGCCGCGCTGGCTGCGCAACCCGCATGTGCAATCGGTGCTGGGCAGCAGCGCGTTGCGCCGGATCCGCAGCCGTCAGTTGCTGGCTGCCAGCGGTGCGACCACCAGCGAACATATTCTCGATGGCGGCGACGGTGTGCGCCTGCAGGGCTGGATGAGCGTTCCACCTGGCCAGACACCCCTGCGCGGCACCGTGTTGTTGCTGCACGGATGGGAAGGCAGCGCCGATTCCAATTACATGCGCCTGACCGCCGCGTGCCTGCTCGGCTTGGGCTATCAGGTGTTCCGGCTGAATTTTCGCGATCACGGCGGCACCCATCACCTCAACGTGGACCTGTTCCACTCCGATCGCATCGAAGAAGTGGTCAACGCTGCGGGCGATCTGTGGCGGCGTTTTCCCGCGCCGCAGTTGCTGGCCGCGGGCTACTCGCTAGGTGGCAATTTCGCGTTGCGGCTTGCGCTGCGCGCGCCGGCCGCCGGCTTGCCACTGGCGCGCGTGGCAGCGGTGTGCCCGCTGCTGGATCCGGCGGCGACAATGCTGCAACTGGAAAAAGGCCCGCAGTTTTACGACTGGTATTTCCGTCGTAAATGGCGCGAATCGTTGCTGCGCAAGCGCAAGCTGTTCCCCGATCAACACGGCTACGACGACGCTACCCTGGCGCTGGACCTGCGCGGGCTGATGGCCTGGCTGGCCGAACAGCACACTGGTCATGGCTCGCTGGAAGCGTATTTCGACAGCTATTCGATCACCGGCGAACGCCTGGCCAACGTGCAGGTGCCGGTCGACATCCTGATGGCCGAAGACGACCCGGTGATTCCGTTCGCCGATTTCGCCGCCTGGCATTTGCCCGCGCACGCACAGCTGGAAATCGCGCGCTGGGGCGGTCATTGCGGCTTTCTGGAAAACGCCCGCGGCGACGGCTTCGCCGAGCGTTGGGTGGCTGAGCGACTGACGGCACACAGCTTGAGAGTGGCTGACAATACGTAGCGATCAGTCGCCAGGTGCGTGCGGGCGGCGCGGAGCAACCGCAGTGTACGAATGAGACATGCCGTTCCGGGCACCGGTCGCGCCCGCCTGGCGGAGCGTGCGGTCGTTTTGTCAGCCGCGCTAAGCCGGCGCCGCGCCTCGTTACAATAGGCGTTTGTCCTGGATACGCCGCCGTCATGCAAGACGCCATTCTTCAAGCCTTGCGCCGCAATGCGGCCGACGATGCGGTGGCGCTGGCACGCGAATGGGCGACGACTGCGCCGCACACCGCCGCCGCGCATTGCTGGCTCGGGCTTGCCCTGCAGCAGCAAGGTCAGCCGACACTGGCGCTGGCCAGCCTCGACACCGCACTGACGCTGACGCCTGAAGATGCCGACCTGCATCTTCTGCGCGCCGGCGTGTTGCTGGACGCGCGCGATCTGTCCGCCGCCGATGCCGCGCTGTTGCGCACCACCGCGCTGGACCCCAACCAGTTCAACGCCTACGTGATGCAGGCACATCTGGCGGTGGCGCGCGGTGATCTGGACGAGGCCGAACGGCTGAGCCGCACCGCCGCGCGCCTGGCGCCGGAGCATCCGCAGTTGCTGGCCGTCGATGGCCTGGTGGAAATGCGCCGCGGGCAAAGCGACCGTGCGCTGTCGCTGCTCACGCGCGCCGCCGAGCAGTTGCCGGACGATGCGCGGGTATTGCTTTCGCTGGGCTTTGCGTATCTGCACAAAGAACACTTTGCATTTGCCGAGCGCGCCTTCGAGCGGGTGATCGAACTCACACCCCCCGGTACAGCACTGCGCGCATTCATTGCGCAGCTCGCCCAGCGCCAAGGGCGTCTGGACGATGCGCTATCGGCGATGCATGGCGTGCTCGCTCAGCCCGACGGCGACATTCCGGCCATGCGCCGGCTCGCCGGCGAGATGGAATTGCACGCCGGGCGTCCTGATCAGGCCGCCGCGCATTTGCGTCTGGCGCTGGCGCATTGGCCGGCCGACCGGCGCACGTTGCACGCCTTGCTCACCGCCTGGGAGCGTTTGGGCGCGCTGGACGAGGCGCGCGACACCCTGGACGCGGCGCTGGCCACCTCGGCCAATGCACACGACCTATGGCTTGCGCGCCTGGCGGTGGAGTCGGTCGGCGGGCTGCAGGCACAGGTGGTGATCGAGCGCTGGCTGCTGGCCATGCCTGAGCATCTGCCGGCGCTGGAAGCGCTGATGCGCGTGCACGACATGCAAGGTCACGCCGACGCAGCAGAGATGGTGGCGCGCCAGATCGTGGCGGTGGAACCGGGCCGCATCAGCGGGGAGCAGCGCATCGTCGAAGCCTTGCTGGAACGCGACCCGCCGGCGGCGATCGCCTGCGTGCAATCCTTGATCGACTCGCTGCCCGAGCCTCGGCAGACCTTGTTGCGGCCGTGGCTGGGCAATGTGCAGGATCGCGCCGACCAGCCCGATGCCGCATTGGCGACCTGGATGCAGTTCCAGCGCGAACAGGCCCAGCACCGTCTGCCGTTGCCGCCGCAGGCCGCCAAGCAACCGATGCAATGGCCGGCGTTGGGCACCATTCCCGACACCGTCACTGCCCGTCCGCTGTTCGTCTGGGGCACGCCCGGCTCGCATGTTGAATGCCTGATCGCAGTGATGGGCGCAGCTACCCCGCTGGTGCGCGGCGACCGCTACGGCACCACGCCGCCGTCCGACGCACTGCAGAGCTATCGCACCGTCGAGCAACTGGCTTCCGGCCAATTGGCACCGATGGCGTTGGTGGAAGGCTGGAAGGCGCAGCTGCCGCGGCGCGGCATCGACGACGGCAACGTTATCGACTGGCTGCTGTGGTGGGACAACACCTTGCTCACCGCGCTGCGCCCGCATCTGCCCGAAGGCCGGCTGGCGATTGCGCTGCGCGACCCGCGCGACATGCTGCTGGACTGGCTGTCGGCCGGCGCGCCCGCGCCACTGGCCGTCCAGTCGCCGCAGCAGGCCACCGATTGGTTGCTGGCTGCGCTGGAACAACTTGCCGTGCTACACGAACGCGATCTGTATTCCCACCGCATCATCCGGCTGGATGGCATCGAGAGCGACCCGCAGGGGATTTCCAGCGCGCTGGAGCAGGCCTTCGGCCTGAGTTTTCCGCTGGTCGAACCGCGCGGCCCGGCGCGGTTGGCCTCGGGCCGGTGGCGCAACTACCGTGGTGTGCTGGGCGCGCAGTTCGATCTGCTCACCTCGATGGCGGTGCGCTTCGGTTACCCGCAGGAGTGAGCCGGCAGCAATAAACCCGGTCGCGCGCACCAAAGGGTTCCATTGCGATGGCATCCTCGCCGCTGACGCAATGCGCACAACACATCACACTTGCGATCGAAGTCCTATTTCCCAGACATGCTGAAACCACCAGCAGTCGTGCGTTTGCGTCCAGCAACGATCCAACTGCTATTCACGGATCGTCCCGACGCCCACTTGCAGATGATCACAGCACGCGAGATGTTCGATCGCTAACCATTGGCTTCACTAACCATTGGCTTCAATCATCTGGTCAAGCACATACACCGGCGCGCCGTCTGCGCCCGTATCCGCGGGGTACCGCGTCACCCGCAGCAAGGTGCGGATGCTGGCGTCGTGCTCGAAGCCTTCGATCTGGCCGTCGAAGGTGTGCCAAGCCGTTGATACCGGTGCCTCGGCCTGCGCGCCGGATCTTGCTCGCGCAGTTGCAGGTATTGGCGCGACGGGTCGGAAGCGCGCGGCACGGTGTCGGCGGCCACTTGGATCAGGGCAGCGTCTAGCCAGGCCCGTCATCGCGCGAGTGTGCTGTGGCGACGCCGCCGAAGACCAAGTGGGTGCCGTCGCTGCGGGTCAGGGTCAGCCTGGACATGGCCTGCGCGTTGTCTAGCACCACCGCGAAGCGGCCGCACAGCAACTCGCTCGCCGCGCGCTCCTGCGCCATCCGTCGCGACTGCGCGCACAGGCGCTTGCTCGGCACCACTCGGCTGATCTGCAACTGCGTCTCGGTAACACTGTAATTGGCGCCCAGCGCATTGCAGGTCTGGCTGACCTGTATACGTAGATCGCTGAAATCCAGCTGCAAGGGCGGTGTGCCATCGACGAACAGGCTGCGCAAGGCAGTCCCATGCGCATCACTGGCCTGCTGCAACTGCCAGTGCTGCGCTTGCAAGACAGCCCGCAGCGGGGCGTTGTCGGCAGCAGGCGCGCTCACCGAGGCCGACTCGGTGGCAGCGGCGTGGGAGCCGGGCACTGCGCTCGACCCGCAGGCCGTCACGCCCGCCGCCAGCAGTGCAGGGGCGAAGAACACGGCACGCATGGGCGGCTCCCGGTGATCGATGCGTCAGTGATACCGCCACCATGCGCCCAGGGCAATGACGCGCTTCACTGCCTGGGCGGATGTCATGCACGCCCTTGCCGCAATGTGCATGACACGCGTCTGCGGTTGTGGTCTCACGCCACAGCCGGCAACCACAACAGCAAGGCGACGCCGAGCACGATGCGGTAGATCGCAAACACTGTGAAGCGGTGCTTCTTGATGTAGCCCAGCAGCCACTTCACCACCACAAAACCGGTGATGGTTGCCGCCAAAAAGGCCACTGCCACGTCGGCCCAATTCTCAGCGCCGAAGCCGCCTTCCTTGTACATCTCCAGCAGCGCGTAACCGCTGGCCGCGAACATGGTCGGAATGCCCACCATGAACACGAAATCCGCTGCGGCCGAGCGCTTGCTCAGGCCCAGCAGCATGGCCAGGAAGATCGCTGACGCCGAGCGCGAGGTACCTGGAAATACGCCGGCCACCACCTGCGCCAGACCGACGGCGATGGCCACTTTCCAGGTCACCACATCGCGCTCGGGCAGCTTGCCGGCAAAATGTTCGGCCACCAGCATCCACAGGCCGCCGATCAGCAACGCCCACGCCACCGGGTGTACGGTTTCCGGCAGCTGCCAACCGGCTTTGCGCACGATCAGCCCAACCACCGCAGTGACCATGAAGGCCGTACCGATCTTAAGCACGTAATCGCGATTTTCGCGCTCGCCCAGGCCGGTGGCCAGGGTCCACAGCTTCTGCCGCAGCGCCAGGCAGATGGCCAGGATCGCACCGGCCTGGATAACGATATTGAAGAAGTCAGAACGGCGTCCGAGCCCGAGCAATTGTGGGTGTTCGGCGATCAACAGGTGGCCGGTGCTGGAGATCGGCAGGAATTCGGTAAGACCTTCGAGAATGCCCAACAGCAGGGCGGAAATCAGATCGGACATCGGACTGGAGAGGAGATGGGGGAGGGGTCAGGATAGTGCATTGCGGCATGCCCCATATCAGTGCAAAATGCAATCCGCTAGCACCAATACAGTGCTATCTATGTGTGAGCGGTCTCGAGCGATGCATGCAAAATCAAAGGCTTGTGAAATTCAAAAGCTTGGCATGGTCCCTGCTGTAATTTCCGCTCACGAGCCACTCCAACTCCTGCCGAGGTTTCTTCCGATGTCCGTGGAAAATGTTGAAAAGCTGATCAAGGACAATAAGGTCGAGTTTGTCGACCTGCGCTTCGTCGATATGCGTGGTGTACAGCAGCACATCACCTTCCCGGCAAACATCATCGAGCCGGCGCTGTTTGAAGAAGGCAAAATGTTCGACGGCAGCTCGATCGCGGGTTGGAAGGGCATCAACGAGTCGGACATGGTCCTGCTCCCGGACGCAGCCACGGCGTATCTGGATCCGTTCTTCGCCGATCCGACCATCGTGCTGACCTGCGACATTCTCGATCCGGCCACCATGCAAAGCTATGAGCGCGATCCGCGCGGGATCGCCAAGCGTGCCGAGGCCTATCTGAAGTCGTCGGGCACCGCCGACCAGGCTTTCTTCGGCCCGGAGCCGGAATTTTTCATCTTCGATTCGGTCCGCTTCGCCAACGAAATGGGGCATACCTTCTTCCAGGTCGGTTCGGAAGAGGCCGCTTGGAACACCGGTGCCAAGTACGACGGCAGCAACAGCGGCTACCGTCCGGGCGTCAAGGGGGGTTACTTCCCGGTTCCGCCGACCGACACGCTGCACGACCTGCGCGCGGAAATGATCAAGACGCTGGAACAGGTCGGCATTGAGACCGAAGTGCACCACCATGAAGTGGCCACCGCCGGCCAGTGCGAGATCGGCACCAAGTTCAGCTCGCTGGTGCAGAAAGCCGACGAACTGCTGACGATGAAGTACATCATCAAGAAC is part of the Xanthomonas fragariae genome and encodes:
- a CDS encoding phospholipase D family protein, which gives rise to MRFVLRILVLATLLLGTGCAGLSRIERNRAAGVAAAARSTAVNCTQANRCAQPSPLRALGGEAITASTPAAPRHYATIVDHGEESLVARLNLIRSATRSVDLQTYIFDKDDSARMVLDALIDAAQRGVKVRILIDQLSAIADLQILGALSSTHENLQLRIYNPTFGKVKLNYFDYASSVVCCFRRFNQRMHNKLLVVDDVLGMVGGRNYQDDYFDWDSEYNFRDRDVILAGPEVRAMAINFDAFWRARRSVPAERLNDVGRLLLEQGAPKMPPANFRRPDRVARVDREAHDPQFVRDAFVTPAMPVQGVLYAADLPQKHRKEHAGRAVSTAPELDSLIAGAQQEVLLQTPYLVLSDEAQAIFRDLRRHPQPPRIVVSTNSLAATDNPIVYALSYKFKRRNMRQLGFNVYEFKPFPLDAPVDYASLVPDQLNPEPEPASDDSRANRVIGGSAAGNAMRGSSGGGDGDGITGNAIRGSGAGRAPGGSKVDRRVLRTETRPSFLGTRAVNKPLPVTRAGARMGLHAKSLVVDRRIGVIGTHNFDPRSENYNTEAAVVIDDARFAQALAASIERDISPENAWTVASREKSPVLSGLNDGVGKVSEALPVLDVWPWRYATNYEFQPGPNCPFPLKRQDPQFRQCYVAVGDFPEVNVGPKWLLVRMLTAFGAGLVPIL
- a CDS encoding hotdog fold thioesterase; translation: MTFREPVDLAALNAFSRDTLIEHLGIVFTEAGDDWLRATMPVDARTRQPYGLLHGGASVVLAETLGSSAGNLCVDMTTHMCVGLEINANHLRAAYQDLVTGTARAVHVGRSTQVWDITIENPAGKRVCVSRLTLAVVPRTNG
- a CDS encoding SixA phosphatase family protein, which translates into the protein MRELILLRHAHAEPADTGQADFDRPLSPHGIAEAEAAGRWLCEQRLVPDRVLCSPARRARETLEAVLELTGYIEQQLDERIYEATPGALASLMDEHREAERLLLVGHNPGLERLAALMHSGQTGDYRGMPTASIALLALPLDATIEPGIARLTAFWWP
- a CDS encoding lysophospholipid acyltransferase family protein; translated protein: MSESSLEATRDAGGAWRWFRYLYRVPLLLLHLSICLPITMLCVVVPALARIRTGRDDTLDEWMIRWWQSNLMRIFGFRPRHFGTPLPGAALFVANHVSWIDISMLHSQRVMGFVAKREIAGWPLIGWLAAKGQTIFHQRGNTESLGCVLQEMRARLQSGKPVGVFPEGRTRGGTEVGPFHARIFQAAVESGVPVQPVALRYGVRGNAQAVVAFGERESFFANIVRVLGEPSRLAEVHFLEPIRRFDIEGRRRLADTSRQRIIAAMAS
- a CDS encoding tetratricopeptide repeat protein, with product MQDAILQALRRNAADDAVALAREWATTAPHTAAAHCWLGLALQQQGQPTLALASLDTALTLTPEDADLHLLRAGVLLDARDLSAADAALLRTTALDPNQFNAYVMQAHLAVARGDLDEAERLSRTAARLAPEHPQLLAVDGLVEMRRGQSDRALSLLTRAAEQLPDDARVLLSLGFAYLHKEHFAFAERAFERVIELTPPGTALRAFIAQLAQRQGRLDDALSAMHGVLAQPDGDIPAMRRLAGEMELHAGRPDQAAAHLRLALAHWPADRRTLHALLTAWERLGALDEARDTLDAALATSANAHDLWLARLAVESVGGLQAQVVIERWLLAMPEHLPALEALMRVHDMQGHADAAEMVARQIVAVEPGRISGEQRIVEALLERDPPAAIACVQSLIDSLPEPRQTLLRPWLGNVQDRADQPDAALATWMQFQREQAQHRLPLPPQAAKQPMQWPALGTIPDTVTARPLFVWGTPGSHVECLIAVMGAATPLVRGDRYGTTPPSDALQSYRTVEQLASGQLAPMALVEGWKAQLPRRGIDDGNVIDWLLWWDNTLLTALRPHLPEGRLAIALRDPRDMLLDWLSAGAPAPLAVQSPQQATDWLLAALEQLAVLHERDLYSHRIIRLDGIESDPQGISSALEQAFGLSFPLVEPRGPARLASGRWRNYRGVLGAQFDLLTSMAVRFGYPQE
- the glnA gene encoding type I glutamate--ammonia ligase → MSVENVEKLIKDNKVEFVDLRFVDMRGVQQHITFPANIIEPALFEEGKMFDGSSIAGWKGINESDMVLLPDAATAYLDPFFADPTIVLTCDILDPATMQSYERDPRGIAKRAEAYLKSSGTADQAFFGPEPEFFIFDSVRFANEMGHTFFQVGSEEAAWNTGAKYDGSNSGYRPGVKGGYFPVPPTDTLHDLRAEMIKTLEQVGIETEVHHHEVATAGQCEIGTKFSSLVQKADELLTMKYIIKNVAYRNGKTATFMPKPIVGDNGSGMHVHQSLAKGGTNLFSGDGYGGLSQMALWYIGGIFKHARAINAFANSGTNSYKRLVPGFEAPVMLAYSARNRSASCRIPWVTNPKARRIEMRFPDPLQSGYLTFTALMMAGLDGIKNQIDPGAPSDKDLYDLPPEEEKLIPQVCSSLDQALEALDKDREFLKAGGVMSDDFIDGYIALKMQEVTKFRAATHPLEYQLYYGN
- a CDS encoding YceI family protein is translated as MSTSLRWYAWLALWVVFPCVAQQKVHSIDPVQSRFGFEIRTRFGMKIEGFFPRFRGEVLELPDGRQQVRFRLDATQVEIPGKYRYTSWMRGEDFFDVTQYPVVEFDSLPYTDEVAKHGGDITGNLTIRGITHVETLHVAPAECARPGYDCDVISRGTVLRGRYGMNAWEMALGDRVTFILRGRLQEARRP
- a CDS encoding undecaprenyl-diphosphate phosphatase, whose protein sequence is MSDLISALLLGILEGLTEFLPISSTGHLLIAEHPQLLGLGRRSDFFNIVIQAGAILAICLALRQKLWTLATGLGERENRDYVLKIGTAFMVTAVVGLIVRKAGWQLPETVHPVAWALLIGGLWMLVAEHFAGKLPERDVVTWKVAIAVGLAQVVAGVFPGTSRSASAIFLAMLLGLSKRSAAADFVFMVGIPTMFAASGYALLEMYKEGGFGAENWADVAVAFLAATITGFVVVKWLLGYIKKHRFTVFAIYRIVLGVALLLWLPAVA